The following coding sequences lie in one Spinacia oleracea cultivar Varoflay chromosome 1, BTI_SOV_V1, whole genome shotgun sequence genomic window:
- the LOC110796677 gene encoding gibberellin-regulated protein 14 — protein MSSNRAAYFLLFSLLFVATTTDAYVAQLPGSTPPAPQTYKPPTPASPKPPVIAPYPPKAPVVSPPKTPVVTPNPPKAPVVTPNPPKAPVVAPYPPKAPIVVPKPPKAPVVAPYPPKAPVVAPYPPKAPVVAPYPPKAPVVSPPKTPVVAPYPPKAPVVTPNPPKAPVVAPYPPKAPVAPYFGNLPPVKKAECVPLCEKRCSLHSRKRLCVRACSTCCERCKCVPSGTYGNKEECGRCYTDMTTHGGKLKCP, from the exons ATGTCTTCAAATCGTGCTGCTTACTTCCTCCTCTTCTCCCTCCTTTTCGTTGCTACTACCACT GATGCATATGTTGCACAACTACCAGGTTCAACACCACCAGCTCCTCAGACCTACAAGCCACCGACACCTGCTTCACCAAAGCCACCCGTGATTGCTCCATACCCGCCGAAGGCACCCGTGGTTTCTCCACCAAAGACACCAGTGGTTACCCCAAACCCACCTAAGGCACCCGTCGTTACCCCAAACCCACCTAAGGCACCGGTTGTTGCACCATACCCGCCTAAGGCACCAATCGTTGTACCAAAACCGCCTAAGGCACCTGTCGTTGCACCATACCCGCCTAAGGCACCAGTGGTTGCTCCATACCCGCCAAAGGCACCCGTGGTTGCTCCATACCCGCCAAAGGCACCCGTGGTTTCTCCACCAAAGACACCAGTGGTTGCTCCATATCCGCCAAAGGCACCCGTCGTTACCCCAAACCCGCCTAAGGCACCGGTGGTTGCACCATACCCGCCAAAGGCACCGGTGGCTCCTTACTTTGGCAATCTACCCCCAGTTAAAAAAGCTG AATGCGTGCCATTGTGCGAGAAACGGTGCTCGTTGCACTCGAGAAAGAGGCTATGTGTGAGGGCATGCTCAACTTGTTGCGAAAGATGCAAATGCGTACCATCGGGTACTTATGGGAACAAAGAAGAATGTGGAAGGTGTTACACAGATATGACTACTCATGGAGGCAAGCTTAAGTGCCCTTAA
- the LOC110796678 gene encoding uncharacterized protein, which produces MSTISAFQPFTSPFYKTNYLKSSPQHHSFALHFHKNAISTHNLQHLRLTHNSKFGRVRSAEDEAQIPETETAAAIVQEEAPEQTVAIPVSPSDKLIMIFQAEGTLTDSAIPNVTQALEGTEGVSNLRVQISEGIASVELMKQTTIQATGVASSLLESIQGAGFKLQTLNLSFEDEELLAGV; this is translated from the exons ATGTCAACCATTTCAGCATTCCAACCATTCACTTCTCCATTCTACAAAACCAACTACCTCAAATCTTCTCCCCAACACCATTCTTTTGCACTTCACTTCCACAAAAATGCAATTTCCACCCATAATTTGCAGCATTTAAGACTGACCCACAATTCCAAATTCGGAAGGGTAAGATCAGCTGAGGATGAAGCTCAAATCCCAGAAACGGAAACGGCTGCGGCTATTGTCCAAGAGGAGGCTCCTGAACAAACTGTAGCCATCCCAGTTTCCCCTTCTGATAAGCTGATTATGATTTTTCAG GCAGAAGGAACGTTGACTGATTCAGCTATTCCCAACGTGACCCAGGCATTAGAG GGAACAGAAGGTGTTTCTAATCTGAGGGTTCAAATTTCTGAGGGCATTGCAAGTGTTGAG CTTATGAAGCAGACAACAATTCAAGCAACTGGAGTGGCCTCAAGTCTGCTGGAATCTATACAAGGAGCCGGGTTCAAGTTGCAGACACTGAATTTGAGTTTTGAAGATGAAGAGTTGCTAGCTGGGGTATAA